One genomic segment of Linepithema humile isolate Giens D197 chromosome 5, Lhum_UNIL_v1.0, whole genome shotgun sequence includes these proteins:
- the Lst8 gene encoding target of rapamycin complex subunit lst8 encodes MTVDSAISNEQVIFVTGGYDHTIKIWQPHTGVCQRTCQHTDSQVNALDITPDKYVVAAAGYQHIRMYDLASNNPNPVINYEGVSKNITSLGFQEEGKWMYTGGEDCSARVWDLRSSTFQCQRIFQVSAPVNCVCLHPNQAELIVGDQSGVIHLWDLRSDHNEQLIPEAESSIQDIAVDQDGTYMAAVNNKGHCYIWTLTGGIGEEPTKLNPRHKLLAHKRYALRCKFSPDSTLLVTTSADQTARVWRTTDFSEVQVLQHEAKRWVWDAAFSADSQYIFTASSDGVARLWNASTGTVEREYQGHQKAVTALAFRDEIVSTS; translated from the exons ATGACGGTGGACAGTGCGATTAGTAACGAGCAAGTGATTTTCGTCACAGGAGGTTATGATCACACTATCAAAATATGGCAACCACATACGGGCGTCTGCCAACGCACATGTCAACATACAGATTCT CAAGTCAATGCGCTAGATATCACACCGGATAAATATGTTGTAGCTGCTGCTGGCTATCAGCATATACGGATGTATGATTTAGCTTCAAATAATCCAAATCCAGTTATCAATTATGAAGGAGTATCGAAGAACATTACCAGCTTGGGCTTTCAG GAAGAAGGAAAGTGGATGTATACAGGAGGAGAAGATTGTTCTGCAAGAGTATGGGACCTGAg ATCAAGTACCTTCCAATGCCAAAGAATATTTCAAGTATCTGCACCTGTGAATTGTGTATGTCTACATCCTAATCAAGCAGAACTGATTGTTGGTGATCAAAGCGGAGTCATACACTTATGGGATCTTCGTTCAGATCACAATGAGCAGCTA ATTCCTGAAGCTGAATCCTCCATCCAGGATATTGCGGTGGATCAAGATGGCACTTATATGGCAGCTGTAAATAACAAAGGACACTGTTATATTTGGACTCTTACTGGAGGCATTGGAGAAGAACCCACGAAACTTAATCCTCGTCACAAACTTCTAGCTCATAAACGTTACGCTCTTCGCTGCAAATTCAGTCCAGATTctac ATTGTTGGTGACAACGTCGGCTGATCAGACCGCACGAGTATGGAGAACAACGGACTTTTCTGAAGTACAAGTGCTGCAGCATGAGGCAAAACGTTGGGTTTGGGACGCAGCGTTCAGCGCAGATTcccaatatatatttactg CTTCTTCAGATGGAGTCGCGAGGTTATGGAATGCATCTACAGGAACAGTAGAACGAGAATATCAAGGACACCAAAAGGCTGTCACGGCTCTCGCTTTTCGCGACGAAATCGTTTCCACAAGCTAG